The proteins below come from a single Streptomyces sp. SCSIO 75703 genomic window:
- a CDS encoding DUF3039 domain-containing protein, whose translation MSTLEPERGTGTGTLVEPTPQVSHGDGDHERFAHYVQKDKIMASALDGTPVVALCGKVWVPGRDPKKYPVCPMCKEIYESMSGGGDQGKGGDGKK comes from the coding sequence ATGAGCACTCTCGAGCCCGAGCGCGGGACTGGTACGGGGACCCTCGTAGAGCCGACGCCGCAGGTGTCCCACGGCGACGGCGATCACGAGCGCTTCGCCCACTACGTCCAGAAGGACAAGATCATGGCGAGTGCCCTCGACGGCACTCCCGTCGTGGCGCTGTGCGGCAAGGTCTGGGTACCGGGCCGCGACCCGAAGAAGTATCCGGTCTGCCCCATGTGCAAGGAGATCTACGAGTCCATGAGCGGCGGCGGCGACCAGGGCAAGGGCGGCGACGGCAAGAAGTAG